The Candidatus Poribacteria bacterium genome segment GCATGCTGAACCTCTTGTACATCATCTCAATCAACCGAACGTTTTGACGGTAGAGAATGCACAGATTAGTTACGTTACCGAAACTAATGAGTCTTCTTAACACACCATTATTGATGTGATTCCTAAGTCACACCAACGAGTATATAAAATGCACAAGACCGAAAACCTACGCGATCTCCTCACTGAACTCGCNNNNNNNNNNNNNNNCCTCTGGCGCGAACTTCTTGGAACACCCCTGGGAACCAAAACAGTTCCAGTATCGCTGTCGGACGGTGTTTTGAAAATCTACACGGAATATCCGCCGTTCAAAAAAGAATTATTACTCCTTAAACAGAGGATTATAGCAGACCTGAATGCAGAATTAGGACAACCTATTCTTACAGATCTCCGGATAGAGTTACGCCAAGCGCATAAAGCAACATCTCATCACACCAAACGTCCCTCCACCCACCCAAAAATCTCAAAGCCAACGGCATCAACGCCTCGCCCAAATAATGTTCACACACCAACCCCCAAAGAATCAGAACAAATTGAGCAAGCAATAGCTGATGTGGCGGATACTGATTTAAAAATTTCTTTGCGGCAATTATTCATGACACAAAGCAAAGAAAAGTCTTGACAAAGTTGTTAAAATAAGGTATCCTATTTTAAGTAGATAATCACGATAATAACAAGTGCGGATTGCGCTTTTAGATTACTATTTTAAAAGACATAGCACCCTGTATTATATGCAGGGATCAATTCAAAGCG includes the following:
- a CDS encoding DUF721 domain-containing protein, which translates into the protein LWRELLGTPLGTKTVPVSLSDGVLKIYTEYPPFKKELLLLKQRIIADLNAELGQPILTDLRIELRQAHKATSHHTKRPSTHPKISKPTASTPRPNNVHTPTPKESEQIEQAIADVADTDLKISLRQLFMTQSKEKS